One Spiroplasma endosymbiont of Dioctria linearis DNA segment encodes these proteins:
- the asnS gene encoding asparagine--tRNA ligase, with the protein MNDIKELYLEYKNAKQVNLIARVRNNRQGKTVSFLIINDGTTIKDVQVVYKSDIKGYEQASQSRVGSIIEIRGNVILTPGKQQEFEVQAEEITLLDQAIEDYPLQKKEHSPEFLREISHLRARTKTFQSIFKIRSVAAFAIHKFFQEKNFIYINTPILTANDAEGAGESFTVTTIKDANYENDFFGKKASLTVSGQLHGESYAQAFKNIYTFGPTFRAENSNTSKHAAEFWMIEPEMAFCDLKGNLEIIESLIKYTINYIFETAKDELEFCNNNLEEGLIDKLNNVRNSKFAINKYEQVIEVLKKAVKDGHKFEESNIEFGLDLGTEHERYICEVVNKCPTFVTNYPKDIKAFYMKQDDNNKTVAAADLLVPGIGELVGGSQREDSFDKIIQRCKEMGIEPNDLSWYNELRNYGYYKSSGFGLGFERLIMYVTGASNIRDVISFPRTPRNLIF; encoded by the coding sequence ATGAACGATATTAAAGAATTATATTTAGAATATAAAAATGCAAAGCAAGTAAATTTGATTGCAAGAGTAAGAAATAATAGACAAGGTAAGACTGTCAGTTTTTTAATTATAAATGATGGAACGACAATTAAAGATGTTCAAGTAGTTTATAAGTCTGATATTAAAGGTTATGAACAAGCTAGTCAATCTAGAGTGGGTTCTATTATAGAAATAAGGGGAAATGTAATATTAACGCCTGGAAAACAGCAAGAATTTGAAGTTCAAGCTGAAGAAATTACTTTATTGGATCAAGCAATTGAAGATTATCCACTTCAAAAAAAAGAACATTCACCTGAATTTTTGAGAGAAATATCTCATTTAAGAGCAAGAACTAAAACTTTTCAATCTATTTTTAAAATTAGGTCAGTAGCAGCTTTTGCTATTCATAAATTTTTTCAAGAGAAAAACTTTATTTATATAAATACACCAATTCTAACAGCTAATGATGCTGAAGGAGCAGGAGAATCTTTTACAGTTACTACTATAAAAGATGCTAATTATGAAAATGATTTCTTTGGTAAAAAGGCAAGTTTAACTGTTTCTGGTCAATTACATGGTGAGTCTTATGCACAAGCCTTTAAAAATATTTATACTTTTGGTCCAACTTTTAGAGCAGAAAATTCTAATACTTCAAAGCATGCAGCTGAATTTTGAATGATAGAACCAGAAATGGCTTTTTGTGACTTAAAGGGAAATTTAGAAATTATTGAAAGCTTAATTAAATACACAATTAATTATATTTTTGAAACCGCAAAAGATGAACTAGAATTCTGTAATAATAATTTGGAAGAAGGATTAATTGATAAATTAAATAATGTAAGAAACTCAAAATTTGCCATAAATAAATATGAACAAGTTATTGAGGTTCTTAAAAAAGCTGTTAAAGATGGACATAAATTTGAAGAATCAAATATAGAATTTGGTCTTGATTTAGGGACAGAACATGAAAGATACATATGTGAAGTTGTTAATAAGTGTCCAACTTTTGTAACTAATTATCCAAAAGATATTAAAGCTTTTTATATGAAACAAGATGATAATAATAAAACTGTGGCAGCAGCAGATTTATTAGTACCAGGTATTGGGGAATTAGTTGGGGGAAGCCAAAGAGAGGATAGTTTTGATAAAATTATTCAGAGATGTAAGGAAATGGGAATTGAGCCAAATGATTTAAGTTGATATAATGAACTTAGAAATTATGGTTATTATAAATCATCTGGATTTGGTCTTGGTTTTGAAAGACTTATAATGTATGTAACTGGGGCTTCAAATATAAGAGATGTAATTTCTTTCCCAAGAACTCCTAGAAATTTAATATTTTAA
- a CDS encoding ABC transporter permease, with the protein MTDFISALFSDTSTFFAIFMLAAIAGMFSERSGVVNLGIEGFMTMGALGYSIFGYVVHSSGAEISQWWQLVGLLIGAMMGGLLSLLHAFTAIKLKGDQIISGTAINILAQGIALVLATSTLTGPENYIATNFMVIGIGSGINIIITLYLVIAIIISLIVGFYFTFTKTGTRHIAAGENPHALDSAGISVTKYRIVCILISGMLAGLAGAIFVVSRLLGSFAGSVQGYGYISLAIMILGQWRISMIALFSFVFSLMFAFGTRLPVIENAGDWMKTNGSLFRILPFVMSLVIMMIFARRSKPPKANGIPFDKTQR; encoded by the coding sequence ATGACAGACTTCATTAGTGCATTGTTTAGTGATACATCTACTTTCTTTGCAATATTTATGTTAGCAGCTATTGCTGGGATGTTTTCTGAAAGATCTGGAGTTGTAAATCTTGGAATTGAAGGATTTATGACAATGGGAGCTTTAGGATATAGTATATTTGGATATGTAGTTCATTCATCAGGTGCTGAAATAAGTCAATGATGACAATTAGTTGGATTACTTATTGGAGCTATGATGGGAGGACTATTATCATTACTCCATGCTTTTACGGCAATAAAATTAAAGGGAGATCAAATAATATCAGGTACTGCAATAAATATCTTGGCACAAGGAATTGCATTAGTTCTTGCAACTTCAACATTAACAGGGCCAGAAAACTATATTGCAACTAATTTTATGGTAATTGGAATTGGTTCAGGAATTAACATAATAATTACGCTATATCTTGTTATAGCTATAATTATTTCTCTTATTGTTGGATTTTATTTTACATTTACAAAAACAGGTACAAGACATATAGCTGCAGGTGAAAATCCTCATGCTCTAGATTCAGCTGGAATCTCAGTTACAAAATATAGAATAGTTTGTATACTAATTTCAGGCATGCTTGCTGGATTAGCCGGTGCTATATTTGTTGTATCAAGACTATTAGGTAGTTTTGCAGGATCAGTACAAGGGTATGGCTACATATCACTTGCTATTATGATTCTAGGGCAATGAAGAATTAGTATGATAGCATTATTCTCATTTGTATTTTCTTTAATGTTTGCATTCGGTACAAGACTTCCAGTAATAGAAAATGCCGGAGATTGAATGAAAACAAATGGTTCATTATTTAGAATATTACCATTTGTAATGTCATTAGTAATTATGATGATTTTTGCAAGAAGATCAAAACCACCAAAAGCAAATGGAATACCATTTGATAAAACGCAAAGATAA
- the tsaD gene encoding tRNA (adenosine(37)-N6)-threonylcarbamoyltransferase complex transferase subunit TsaD — translation MRILAIESSCDEFSISIMDNGKILSNIISSQIKEHSEFGGVIPELASRLHVENFHWVLLESLQQSNSQLEDIDYISYTSNPGLIGSLIIGKLVAQTIAMYLKKPLMDMNHIQGHIYGANIEQKFQYPVLALVVSGGHTQIQFLKEPLIFELIGTTQDDAVGECYDKVARVLGFKYPGGPKIDKLAQKGNDKKYKLPITKNDDSYDFSFSGLKTASLNLINKLNQNNEKIIIEDFCASFQKTAIDSLMLKFEKAIREFKPNTITVVGGVSANQSIRDIFYKVGKKYNIKNVNIPNLKYCTDNAAMIAELTNEYLIKDKK, via the coding sequence ATGAGAATTTTGGCTATTGAGTCAAGTTGCGATGAATTTAGTATTTCAATTATGGATAATGGAAAAATTTTGTCTAATATAATTTCAAGTCAAATAAAGGAACACTCTGAATTTGGAGGAGTCATTCCTGAATTAGCTTCAAGATTACATGTGGAGAATTTCCATTGGGTATTATTAGAGTCACTTCAACAAAGTAATTCTCAGTTAGAAGATATAGATTATATTTCTTATACATCAAATCCGGGACTTATTGGAAGTCTAATTATAGGGAAATTAGTTGCACAAACTATTGCGATGTATTTAAAAAAACCGTTAATGGACATGAACCACATACAGGGCCACATATATGGAGCAAATATTGAACAAAAATTTCAATATCCAGTATTAGCTTTAGTGGTTAGCGGGGGACATACTCAAATTCAATTTTTAAAAGAACCATTGATTTTTGAATTAATAGGTACAACTCAAGATGATGCTGTTGGTGAATGTTATGATAAAGTAGCAAGAGTTTTAGGATTTAAATATCCAGGTGGTCCAAAAATAGATAAATTAGCACAAAAAGGTAATGACAAAAAGTATAAATTGCCTATTACTAAAAATGATGATAGTTATGATTTTTCATTCTCAGGATTAAAAACAGCTAGTCTTAATTTAATCAATAAGCTAAATCAAAATAATGAAAAGATTATAATAGAAGACTTTTGTGCAAGTTTTCAAAAAACAGCAATTGATAGTTTAATGTTAAAATTTGAAAAGGCCATTAGGGAGTTTAAACCCAATACAATAACTGTTGTTGGAGGAGTTAGTGCAAATCAAAGCATTAGAGATATTTTTTATAAAGTAGGAAAAAAATATAATATAAAAAATGTAAATATTCCAAATTTAAAGTATTGTACAGATAATGCAGCTATGATAGCTGAGTTGACAAATGAATATTTAATTAAAGATAAAAAGTAG
- a CDS encoding alpha/beta hydrolase, whose translation MKKSQKQRKNTLLNSVKRSFRVFYSGLEKPFSQSSLRVSKKVEKYNKSREDKIWLREILTTNKIVKRFYKRPEIEVKDIENISSINFKARDGLNISGLIYEPNKNSNKWVIACHWFAGHKTWSLHHAMAFAKMGYNILVFDFRGHGQSENGSTTMGANEQHDLMGAVDWIKKNKKVDKLALMGTSMGAFVINYCSIVYNEEFKKLNLQFLVSDAGYGSVFRLFLHVRNIYLFLLPKRRTKKVINRLIEKHNRQESNLNLHDVSIFKVLEDIDKKSLFPTLFFHSTDDKVTSCSDTYELLLKRNCKEDNYLVFNFSMHTQSVRYHFKTYNYKLAEFINLYEKDEKLFKNLVEEWSLLKFEKKDKISLLLN comes from the coding sequence ATGAAAAAATCCCAAAAACAAAGAAAAAATACCTTATTAAATAGTGTTAAAAGAAGTTTTAGAGTTTTCTATTCAGGATTAGAAAAACCTTTTTCGCAATCTTCTTTAAGGGTTTCAAAAAAAGTTGAAAAATACAATAAATCTAGAGAAGATAAAATTTGACTCAGAGAGATTCTTACTACAAATAAAATTGTTAAAAGATTTTATAAAAGACCAGAAATTGAAGTAAAAGATATTGAAAATATATCTTCAATTAATTTTAAAGCAAGAGATGGTTTAAATATTTCAGGTTTAATTTATGAACCAAATAAGAATTCCAATAAGTGAGTAATTGCTTGTCATTGATTTGCTGGGCATAAAACCTGATCACTTCATCATGCAATGGCTTTTGCAAAAATGGGATATAATATTTTGGTTTTTGATTTTAGAGGTCATGGTCAATCAGAAAATGGTTCTACAACAATGGGAGCAAATGAACAGCATGATTTAATGGGAGCAGTAGATTGAATTAAAAAAAATAAAAAAGTTGATAAATTAGCTTTAATGGGAACTAGTATGGGAGCTTTTGTAATTAATTATTGCTCGATAGTATACAATGAAGAATTTAAGAAACTGAATTTACAATTTCTAGTTTCAGATGCAGGTTATGGAAGTGTATTTAGATTATTTTTACATGTTAGAAATATTTATTTATTCTTATTGCCAAAGAGAAGAACTAAAAAAGTTATTAATAGATTAATTGAGAAACATAACCGACAGGAAAGTAATTTAAATTTACATGATGTCAGCATATTTAAAGTTCTAGAAGATATTGATAAAAAAAGTCTCTTTCCAACCTTATTTTTTCATTCAACAGATGACAAAGTTACAAGCTGCTCAGATACGTACGAACTATTATTGAAAAGAAATTGTAAAGAGGATAACTATTTAGTTTTTAATTTTTCAATGCATACTCAGTCAGTAAGATATCATTTTAAAACATATAATTATAAATTAGCTGAGTTTATTAATTTGTATGAAAAAGATGAGAAACTTTTTAAAAATTTAGTAGAAGAATGAAGTTTATTAAAATTTGAGAAAAAAGATAAAATTTCTTTATTACTAAATTAG
- a CDS encoding glycosyltransferase family 2 protein produces MLVSFVLTWQDIEENIDATLQSILDQSEKDYEIILISDKMLESNEQLSISRKYFWDIENIKIVINSSIQGAAVCWNTAIDLADGEYIHFISQGDKINPNFISLLKKELGKYKNQEIDILEYTTQLTGLSDKCIDTFLEKGKIYNLNNEFEPFAYLSSSLSNKLFKTNLLKEFGFKFRRFVRYDMLFAYKILGQANSYLFLNIKEPLEEMSLQKVQYSVFDLVNQWTHILNYFRRIGKFKNLKDYLNYAYYKTMIHIWLWNIRKFDNKLLIKKASSFASRKFEDKREEFMKNNKAFLETKDEKFKEVVIGFSSYMKNLLKLAK; encoded by the coding sequence ATGTTAGTCTCATTTGTTCTTACATGACAAGATATTGAAGAAAATATAGACGCTACATTACAAAGTATTTTAGATCAAAGTGAAAAGGATTATGAAATAATTTTAATTTCAGATAAAATGCTAGAAAGTAATGAACAACTTTCAATATCAAGAAAATATTTTTGAGATATTGAAAATATAAAAATAGTTATAAATAGTTCAATTCAAGGAGCTGCAGTTTGCTGAAACACTGCTATTGATTTAGCTGATGGTGAGTATATACATTTTATATCTCAAGGAGACAAAATTAATCCTAACTTTATTAGTCTATTAAAAAAAGAATTAGGAAAATATAAAAATCAAGAAATTGATATTTTGGAATATACTACGCAATTAACTGGTTTATCAGATAAATGTATAGATACTTTTTTAGAAAAAGGAAAAATTTATAATTTAAATAATGAATTTGAACCATTTGCTTATTTAAGTAGTTCTTTATCAAATAAATTATTTAAAACAAATTTATTAAAAGAATTTGGTTTTAAATTCAGAAGGTTTGTAAGATACGATATGTTATTTGCATATAAAATTTTAGGACAGGCAAATTCATATCTATTTTTAAACATAAAAGAGCCATTAGAAGAAATGAGTTTGCAAAAAGTTCAATATTCAGTTTTTGACTTAGTTAATCAATGAACTCATATTTTAAATTACTTTAGAAGAATTGGTAAATTTAAAAACTTAAAAGATTATTTAAATTATGCTTATTATAAAACTATGATACATATATGATTGTGGAATATTAGAAAATTTGATAATAAATTATTAATTAAAAAGGCATCTAGTTTTGCAAGCAGAAAATTTGAAGATAAAAGAGAAGAGTTTATGAAAAATAATAAAGCTTTTCTAGAAACAAAAGATGAGAAGTTTAAAGAAGTAGTAATAGGCTTTTCGTCATATATGAAAAACCTATTAAAATTAGCAAAATAA
- a CDS encoding RDD family protein — protein sequence MINQNSKNDFSHNLVKPHLGRIFFARLFDIIICSIPTLLLSFLNPIHDLNSLLINIPVSQLVLFLYFVLLPYLCKGNTLGKLIFNLRLKKINNEKITLSNVFLRELYFLYVPLFFLLIIQIIMGVILFTTPKDSDNIIILKIINNIGYTFLAMWFIYIPLTIYLQKDNISSIDLKLKIRVYFLEKIVVIEKKDETIDHIHLQKNRPGKIDLEEIKKIIGEEDE from the coding sequence ATGATAAATCAAAATAGTAAAAATGATTTTTCTCATAATTTGGTTAAGCCACATTTAGGAAGAATCTTTTTTGCAAGACTTTTTGATATTATTATCTGTTCAATTCCAACTTTACTATTGTCATTTCTAAATCCTATTCATGATTTAAATAGTTTACTTATAAATATTCCTGTAAGCCAACTAGTATTGTTTTTATACTTTGTACTTTTACCATACTTATGTAAAGGGAATACTTTGGGAAAATTAATTTTTAATTTAAGATTAAAAAAAATAAATAATGAAAAAATAACATTATCAAATGTATTTTTAAGAGAATTATATTTTCTATATGTTCCTTTATTTTTTTTATTAATTATTCAAATTATTATGGGAGTTATTTTATTTACTACTCCAAAAGATTCTGATAATATAATTATTTTAAAAATAATAAATAATATAGGATATACTTTTCTCGCAATGTGATTTATTTATATTCCTTTAACAATCTATTTACAAAAAGATAATATTTCCTCAATAGATTTAAAATTAAAAATAAGAGTTTATTTTTTAGAAAAAATAGTAGTTATTGAAAAAAAAGATGAAACTATTGATCATATCCACCTACAAAAAAATAGACCAGGTAAAATTGATTTAGAAGAAATAAAAAAAATAATAGGAGAAGAAGATGAATAA
- the deoD gene encoding purine-nucleoside phosphorylase translates to MPTPHINAKKEDIAKIVLMPGDPLRAKKIAETYLENVKLVNEVRNMFMYTGTYKGVKITVAGSGMGCPSIGIYSYELFKFYDVDYIIRVGSAGSYKEEIKVYDIFNVKESFGENNYAKIAANIDSNIIEAGKILFEKIEEVAKKKNIKIHSGRCHSSDVFYRYENILDFAKANNLALVEMETFALFANAKLTNKQAACLLTVSDSLVTKEITTAEERQNNFMGMIELALEASIDLK, encoded by the coding sequence ATACCAACACCACATATTAATGCTAAGAAAGAAGACATAGCAAAAATTGTATTAATGCCAGGGGACCCATTAAGAGCAAAAAAAATAGCAGAAACATATTTAGAAAATGTAAAACTTGTAAATGAAGTTAGAAATATGTTTATGTATACAGGAACTTACAAAGGTGTAAAAATAACTGTTGCTGGAAGTGGAATGGGTTGTCCAAGTATTGGGATTTACTCATATGAACTTTTCAAATTTTATGATGTTGATTACATAATAAGAGTTGGAAGTGCAGGAAGTTATAAAGAAGAAATTAAAGTTTATGATATTTTTAATGTTAAAGAATCATTTGGAGAAAATAACTATGCAAAAATTGCTGCTAATATTGATTCAAATATAATTGAGGCTGGTAAAATATTATTTGAAAAAATAGAGGAAGTTGCAAAGAAAAAAAATATTAAAATTCATAGCGGAAGATGTCACTCATCTGATGTTTTTTATAGATATGAAAATATATTAGATTTTGCAAAAGCCAATAATTTAGCTCTTGTTGAAATGGAAACATTTGCATTATTCGCAAATGCAAAACTTACAAATAAACAAGCTGCTTGTTTATTAACTGTTTCAGATAGCTTAGTTACTAAAGAGATAACAACAGCTGAAGAAAGACAAAATAATTTTATGGGAATGATAGAATTAGCATTGGAAGCATCTATAGATTTAAAATAA